A part of Tardiphaga sp. vice304 genomic DNA contains:
- a CDS encoding PilZ domain-containing protein, which yields MAVTKKRDVRRSVQQEGWITLDGGFAARQCKVLDLSATGAKIVLEDPSAITSSKLRLAFARDARTGRDCEVVWRRGKTLGVRFVV from the coding sequence ATGGCGGTCACGAAGAAGCGGGATGTGCGGCGCTCGGTGCAGCAGGAGGGCTGGATCACGCTGGATGGCGGATTCGCGGCTCGCCAGTGCAAGGTGCTGGATCTTTCCGCGACAGGCGCCAAGATCGTGCTCGAAGACCCGTCCGCGATAACCAGCTCGAAGTTGCGACTGGCGTTTGCCCGTGATGCGCGCACCGGGCGTGACTGCGAAGTGGTATGGCGCCGCGGCAAGACGCTCGGCGTCCGCTTCGTCGTCTAG